Proteins encoded in a region of the Panicum hallii strain FIL2 chromosome 3, PHallii_v3.1, whole genome shotgun sequence genome:
- the LOC112886693 gene encoding serine carboxypeptidase 1-like isoform X2 — translation MAWSWSVSAPSSAPTAAAFVLLQLLAAFVCSCRSAPPDALVTRLPGFEGAQLPSKHYAGYVTVDEELGSRMFYYLVESERDPGKDPLMLWLNGGPGCSSFDGFVYEHGPFNFESGGSAGSLPKLHLNPYSWSKVSSVIYLDSPVGVGLSYAKDKSKAYTTGDLQTANDSHTFLLKWFQLYPEFQTNPFYIAGESYAGIYVPTLSHEVVKGIHEEVKPTINFKGYMVGNGVCDTVFDGNALVPFAHGMGLISDDMYKETRTACHGNYWNDSSSDECRTALSNVDTVIAGLNIYDILEPCYHSKNIKKVTPQNSRTPLSFEDLGVTDKPLPVRTRMLGRAWPLRAPVRAGRVPSWQELAADVPCMNDEVATAWLNNDSVRSAIHAEPVSSIGPWVLCTNALLNFDHDAGSMVIYHKNLTSQGYRALIYSGDHDMCVPYTGTEAWTTSLGYGVIDSWRQWIADEEVSGYTQVYENGLTFATIKGAGHTVPEYKPQEALAFYSRWLTGSKL, via the exons ATGGCCTGGTCTTGGTCTGTCTCTGCTCCGTCGTCGGCTCCGACGGCAGCAGCCTTCGTCCTCCTGCAGCTGCTGGCAGCCTTCGTCTGCAGCTgccgctccgcgccgccggACGCGCTGGTGACTCGCCTCCCGGGGTTCGAGGGCGCCCAGCTCCCGTCGAAGCACTACGCCGGGTACGTGACGGTGGACGAGGAGCTCGGGAGCAGGATGTTCTACTACCTGGTGGAGTCGGAGCGCGACCCGGGCAAGGACCCCCTCATGCTCTGGCTCAACGGCGGGCCAGGATGCTCCAGCTTCGACGGCTTCGTCTACGAGCACG GGCCATTCAACTTTGAGTCAGGAGGGTCAGCTGGAAGCCTACCAAAGCTTCATCTCAACCCTTATAGCTGGTCCAAG GTGTCTAGTGTGATATACTTGGACTCCCCTGTTGGTGTTGGTCTGTCATACGCCAAGGATAAGTCCAAAGCTTATACAACTGGCGACCTTCAGACTGCTAATGATTCTCATACTTTTCTTCTGAAG TGGTTTCAGCTCTACCCTGAGTTCCAGACAAATCCATTTTACATAGCTGGAGAATCGTACGCCGGCATTTATGTTCCTACCCTTTCACATGAAGTTGTCAAAG GAATTCACGAAGAAGTCAAGCCAACTATAAACTTTAAG GGCTACATGGTTGGTAATGGTGTATGTGACACCGTCTTTGATGGTAATGCTCTTGTACCGTTCGCACACGGAATGGGTCTGATTTCAGATGATATGTACAAG GAAACCAGAACTGCATGTCATGGAAATTACTGGAATGACTCCAGCAGTGATGAATGCCGAACAGCACTATCGAATGTCGATACG GTAATTGCGGGATTAAATATTTATGACATTCTTGAGCCGTGCTACCACagcaaaaatatcaaaaaagTGACCCCACAAAATAGCAGAACGCCTCTAAGTTTCGAAGATCTTGGTGTAACTGATAAGCCTCTTCCAGTAAGAACAAGAATGCTTGGACGGGCCTGGCCTTTGAGAGCTCCTGTAAGAGCCGGGCGTGTTCCATCATGGCAGGAACTTGCCGCTGATGTTCCGTGTATG AATGATGAAGTTGCAACAGCATGGTTGAACAATGATAGCGTCAGATCTGCGATTCATGCCGAGCCA GTCAGTTCAATTGGACCATGGGTCTTATGCACAAATGCATTATTGAATTTTGATCATGATGCCGGGAGTATGGTCATTTATCACAAGAACCTTACAAGCCAGGGTTATCGTGCCCTCATTTACAG CGGTGACCATGATATGTGTGTGCCTTACACTGGGACCGAAGCATGGACTACATCTTTGGGCTATGGAGTCATTGATTCATGGCGACAATGGATCGCCGATGAAGAAGTTTCTGG GTACACCCAAGTATACGAAAATGGCCTCACTTTTGCAACTATTAAG GGTGCTGGGCACACAGTTCCTGAGTATAAACCACAGGAAGCATTAGCTTTCTACAGCCGTTGGCTTACTGGTTCTAAACTGTGA
- the LOC112886693 gene encoding serine carboxypeptidase 1-like isoform X1 — protein sequence MAWSWSVSAPSSAPTAAAFVLLQLLAAFVCSCRSAPPDALVTRLPGFEGAQLPSKHYAGYVTVDEELGSRMFYYLVESERDPGKDPLMLWLNGGPGCSSFDGFVYEHGPFNFESGGSAGSLPKLHLNPYSWSKVSSVIYLDSPVGVGLSYAKDKSKAYTTGDLQTANDSHTFLLKWFQLYPEFQTNPFYIAGESYAGIYVPTLSHEVVKGIHEEVKPTINFKGYMVGNGVCDTVFDGNALVPFAHGMGLISDDMYKETRTACHGNYWNDSSSDECRTALSNVDTVIAGLNIYDILEPCYHSKNIKKVTPQNSRTPLSFEDLGVTDKPLPVRTRMLGRAWPLRAPVRAGRVPSWQELAADVPCMNDEVATAWLNNDSVRSAIHAEPVSSIGPWVLCTNALLNFDHDAGSMVIYHKNLTSQGYRALIYSGDHDMCVPYTGTEAWTTSLGYGVIDSWRQWIADEEVSGYLNKQRFSNFCPRMFDLVYPRDWIILIYEFTNKLQFLLRGKFSDN from the exons ATGGCCTGGTCTTGGTCTGTCTCTGCTCCGTCGTCGGCTCCGACGGCAGCAGCCTTCGTCCTCCTGCAGCTGCTGGCAGCCTTCGTCTGCAGCTgccgctccgcgccgccggACGCGCTGGTGACTCGCCTCCCGGGGTTCGAGGGCGCCCAGCTCCCGTCGAAGCACTACGCCGGGTACGTGACGGTGGACGAGGAGCTCGGGAGCAGGATGTTCTACTACCTGGTGGAGTCGGAGCGCGACCCGGGCAAGGACCCCCTCATGCTCTGGCTCAACGGCGGGCCAGGATGCTCCAGCTTCGACGGCTTCGTCTACGAGCACG GGCCATTCAACTTTGAGTCAGGAGGGTCAGCTGGAAGCCTACCAAAGCTTCATCTCAACCCTTATAGCTGGTCCAAG GTGTCTAGTGTGATATACTTGGACTCCCCTGTTGGTGTTGGTCTGTCATACGCCAAGGATAAGTCCAAAGCTTATACAACTGGCGACCTTCAGACTGCTAATGATTCTCATACTTTTCTTCTGAAG TGGTTTCAGCTCTACCCTGAGTTCCAGACAAATCCATTTTACATAGCTGGAGAATCGTACGCCGGCATTTATGTTCCTACCCTTTCACATGAAGTTGTCAAAG GAATTCACGAAGAAGTCAAGCCAACTATAAACTTTAAG GGCTACATGGTTGGTAATGGTGTATGTGACACCGTCTTTGATGGTAATGCTCTTGTACCGTTCGCACACGGAATGGGTCTGATTTCAGATGATATGTACAAG GAAACCAGAACTGCATGTCATGGAAATTACTGGAATGACTCCAGCAGTGATGAATGCCGAACAGCACTATCGAATGTCGATACG GTAATTGCGGGATTAAATATTTATGACATTCTTGAGCCGTGCTACCACagcaaaaatatcaaaaaagTGACCCCACAAAATAGCAGAACGCCTCTAAGTTTCGAAGATCTTGGTGTAACTGATAAGCCTCTTCCAGTAAGAACAAGAATGCTTGGACGGGCCTGGCCTTTGAGAGCTCCTGTAAGAGCCGGGCGTGTTCCATCATGGCAGGAACTTGCCGCTGATGTTCCGTGTATG AATGATGAAGTTGCAACAGCATGGTTGAACAATGATAGCGTCAGATCTGCGATTCATGCCGAGCCA GTCAGTTCAATTGGACCATGGGTCTTATGCACAAATGCATTATTGAATTTTGATCATGATGCCGGGAGTATGGTCATTTATCACAAGAACCTTACAAGCCAGGGTTATCGTGCCCTCATTTACAG CGGTGACCATGATATGTGTGTGCCTTACACTGGGACCGAAGCATGGACTACATCTTTGGGCTATGGAGTCATTGATTCATGGCGACAATGGATCGCCGATGAAGAAGTTTCTGGGTATTTGAACAAACAGCGATTCAGTAATTTTTGTCCTAGGATgtttgatttggtttatcctAGAGATTGGATTATTCTTATATATGAATTCACAAACAAGCTACAATTTCTTTTGCGAGGCAAATTTTCAGATAATTAA